From Enterococcus wangshanyuanii, the proteins below share one genomic window:
- a CDS encoding helix-turn-helix domain-containing protein, translated as MLNEQISAQIRAYRTNKKMTLAELAQSSGIDDTYLGRVERNEINITLNTLDKIIVGLKMTPSEFFSFLDLESDDPALAHLMREVKNSPKREKMTKLLENIVDLSE; from the coding sequence GTGCTAAATGAACAGATATCCGCTCAAATACGAGCCTATCGTACGAACAAAAAAATGACTTTGGCAGAATTGGCTCAGTCTTCTGGAATTGATGACACATATTTAGGTAGGGTAGAGCGAAATGAAATTAACATTACGTTAAATACACTAGATAAAATTATTGTTGGTTTGAAGATGACCCCATCTGAATTTTTCAGTTTCTTAGATTTAGAAAGTGATGATCCCGCATTAGCCCACCTAATGCGAGAAGTCAAAAATTCTCCTAAGAGAGAAAAAATGACTAAGCTACTTGAAAATATCGTTGATTTATCTGAATAG
- the radC gene encoding RadC family protein: MAVTTEKTLKKQVITSNMLNDRIRTTNFNELSTQELVELSFNLKPSQAVELLESIDTLTDLRNGFSEFPTNKEFQFKASFELSKRILQFDTKKEKITSSYGLAQHLIQETRDLEQEHFILLTLNTKNQIIRKRTLFVGTLNQSIAHPRDIFREAIRDNAAQIIVAHNHPSGDPTPSEADTIFTSRLTKVCELVGIQMLDHLILGESTYYSYAEN, from the coding sequence ATGGCAGTAACAACAGAAAAAACTCTAAAAAAGCAAGTAATAACTTCTAATATGTTAAACGATCGAATAAGAACAACAAACTTTAATGAATTAAGTACCCAAGAGCTAGTTGAGCTTTCATTCAATTTAAAACCTTCACAAGCAGTTGAACTATTAGAAAGTATAGATACTTTAACAGATTTAAGAAATGGATTTTCTGAATTTCCAACGAATAAAGAATTCCAATTCAAAGCAAGCTTTGAATTATCAAAACGTATTTTACAATTTGATACGAAAAAAGAGAAAATAACTAGTTCGTATGGGCTTGCTCAACACTTAATTCAAGAAACACGTGATTTAGAACAAGAGCATTTCATTCTCCTAACGTTGAATACTAAGAATCAAATTATCAGAAAGCGGACATTATTTGTCGGAACTTTAAATCAAAGTATCGCTCATCCCAGAGATATTTTTAGGGAAGCGATAAGAGATAATGCTGCTCAAATTATTGTTGCACATAATCATCCATCTGGTGATCCAACACCTAGTGAAGCTGACACCATATTCACATCGCGATTAACAAAAGTTTGTGAACTGGTTGGAATACAAATGTTGGATCATCTTATTCTGGGAGAATCGACTTATTACTCCTACGCTGAAAATTGA
- a CDS encoding AAA family ATPase → MTDFFDKKHYGLIDNKHMAINDIYGIDIENFRLFKNQKLNLGQEMTVVSGRNGTMKSTLLGLLAQPYRTEHKDLYGNRMQTKFSDVFKLSSEKDKDDYIYHIRLNVDGDLKLKEPIPLYFQPGNPNSKTSKKDRHRLVPSGRQQGDGYFTLPSVYINLKRLYPLIDSGEIKSVSIEYDMAEKKFISSLYQQVLLREDFDNFEKYSTNISRISKNPYGPENSYYDVNSISSGEDNLSTFADVLVSFMRIFSANKKNKYNGLTGILAIDEFEASLHPIAQMNLFNFLFDWSRKYKVKIILNTHSLFLIQNIYLSQKERLEHKRIIINFIASQFEEDNILSIYENPPYNLAYSELTLSDYTENSNLAKVKILCEDEVAELLLKRVIKTQKILSQINFSHVVNDDNPGTSYTLLTNLCKSFPNILNETMSMVVLDADIDCRAVKVGKFPHVLNFPSLFDGLPFEKELIKYILTLDGSNAFFKKFKKQKEMFKQSFTRYKVPLNVENYKDEDVKPFKNWYDSNKNDAKKYLTYYVNDNRELFNDFLKHLLQHVNDIRTKNGFTKIED, encoded by the coding sequence ATGACAGATTTTTTTGATAAAAAGCATTATGGATTGATAGATAATAAACATATGGCAATCAATGATATTTATGGAATCGACATAGAAAATTTTCGTCTTTTTAAAAATCAAAAACTCAATCTGGGTCAGGAAATGACTGTTGTTTCTGGTAGAAATGGTACTATGAAATCCACTCTCCTTGGATTGCTGGCTCAACCATACAGAACTGAACACAAAGACTTGTATGGAAATCGGATGCAAACAAAATTTAGTGATGTTTTCAAACTGTCTTCAGAAAAAGATAAAGATGACTACATATACCATATTCGATTAAATGTAGACGGAGATTTGAAACTGAAGGAACCTATTCCTTTATATTTCCAGCCTGGAAATCCAAATTCCAAAACTAGTAAAAAAGACAGACACCGATTAGTTCCAAGTGGAAGACAGCAAGGTGACGGATATTTTACTCTTCCATCAGTTTATATAAATTTGAAAAGACTCTACCCTTTAATAGATTCTGGGGAAATAAAGTCTGTTTCGATAGAATATGACATGGCTGAAAAAAAATTCATTAGTAGCCTTTATCAACAGGTTCTATTAAGAGAGGATTTTGATAATTTTGAAAAATACTCAACTAATATCAGTAGAATAAGCAAAAATCCTTATGGTCCAGAAAACTCTTACTATGATGTTAATTCAATTTCGTCTGGTGAAGATAACTTAAGTACATTTGCTGATGTTTTAGTATCATTTATGAGAATTTTCAGCGCTAATAAAAAGAATAAATACAATGGTCTAACTGGAATATTAGCTATTGATGAATTTGAAGCTAGTCTCCATCCAATTGCACAAATGAATCTATTTAATTTTTTGTTCGATTGGTCAAGAAAATATAAAGTTAAAATAATTTTAAATACTCATTCACTTTTTTTGATTCAAAATATATATCTATCCCAAAAAGAACGTTTGGAACATAAAAGGATAATCATAAATTTTATCGCTTCTCAGTTTGAAGAAGATAACATTTTAAGCATTTATGAGAACCCTCCTTATAATTTAGCCTATAGCGAATTGACACTATCTGATTACACCGAAAACAGCAATTTAGCTAAAGTCAAAATACTCTGTGAAGATGAAGTTGCTGAGTTATTATTGAAGAGAGTTATAAAAACACAGAAGATTCTCTCACAAATAAATTTTTCTCATGTAGTTAACGATGACAATCCTGGAACTAGCTACACATTATTGACAAATTTATGTAAAAGCTTTCCCAATATTCTCAATGAAACGATGTCTATGGTAGTACTTGATGCAGATATTGACTGCCGAGCAGTTAAAGTTGGGAAATTTCCACACGTTCTCAATTTCCCTTCTCTTTTTGATGGTTTACCCTTTGAAAAAGAGCTCATAAAATATATACTGACTTTAGATGGTAGTAATGCTTTTTTCAAAAAATTCAAGAAGCAAAAAGAAATGTTTAAACAATCTTTTACTCGATATAAAGTACCACTGAATGTAGAAAATTATAAAGATGAAGATGTCAAACCTTTTAAAAATTGGTATGATTCTAATAAAAATGATGCTAAAAAGTATCTTACCTATTACGTGAATGACAATAGAGAATTATTTAATGATTTTTTGAAACATCTTTTGCAACATGTCAATGATATAAGGACAAAAAATGGATTTACAAAAATAGAAGATTAG
- a CDS encoding DNA adenine methylase gives MPHTKSPLRYPGGKTQLYRFVKSIMDLNNINGTYIEAYSGGFGIGIELLLNNDVEQVVINDYDKSIYSVWYSILHHTDALISLIEETPITIEEWRKQKDINSNYKNYRNSLENGFSTLFLNRTNRSGIINAGPIGGYQQNSNYKLDCRFNKAGLIKKIRMIADKKDRIDLFQLDAVRLIDRIPERYDCETSFIFFDPPYYIQGKNLYTNFYTHKDHEKLALKISNLEQYYWITTYDYTPQIQDIYNQFDNKACTYELLYSAQNKRKATEFLFASEKTNLISADKVKLSPI, from the coding sequence ATGCCACACACAAAGTCTCCACTTAGGTATCCTGGTGGAAAAACTCAGTTATATAGATTTGTTAAATCTATTATGGATTTAAATAATATTAATGGAACATATATTGAAGCATACTCGGGCGGTTTTGGGATAGGTATTGAACTTCTCTTAAACAATGATGTTGAACAAGTTGTGATAAATGATTATGATAAGTCAATTTACTCAGTATGGTATTCAATTTTACATCATACAGATGCTCTTATCTCTTTAATTGAAGAAACTCCAATTACCATAGAAGAGTGGCGTAAACAAAAAGATATAAATAGTAATTATAAAAATTACAGAAATAGCTTAGAAAATGGTTTTTCTACATTATTTTTAAATCGAACAAATCGAAGTGGAATTATAAATGCTGGTCCAATTGGTGGCTATCAACAGAACAGTAATTACAAATTAGATTGTAGATTTAATAAGGCTGGATTAATAAAAAAGATACGTATGATTGCTGATAAAAAAGATAGAATAGATTTATTTCAATTAGATGCAGTCCGGCTAATTGACCGGATTCCAGAAAGATATGATTGTGAGACTAGCTTCATTTTCTTTGATCCACCATACTATATACAAGGTAAAAATTTATATACAAATTTTTACACTCATAAAGATCATGAAAAATTAGCTCTTAAAATTTCAAATCTAGAACAGTACTATTGGATTACAACTTATGACTACACTCCTCAAATACAAGATATTTATAATCAATTTGATAACAAAGCTTGCACATACGAATTATTATATTCTGCACAAAATAAGCGAAAAGCTACAGAATTTCTTTTTGCAAGCGAAAAAACAAATTTGATATCTGCTGATAAAGTCAAATTATCTCCCATATAA
- a CDS encoding DUF3173 domain-containing protein, which produces MYKKNMVSKTDLEKLGFKTNQSVTIIRQAKIKMVNAGYPYYNNKRVGVVPRHIVEEIIGIPLELEE; this is translated from the coding sequence ATGTATAAGAAAAATATGGTTTCAAAAACAGACCTTGAAAAATTAGGCTTTAAAACAAATCAATCCGTGACTATTATTCGGCAAGCAAAAATTAAGATGGTAAACGCAGGTTATCCATACTATAATAATAAAAGGGTCGGGGTTGTACCTCGGCATATAGTTGAAGAAATTATCGGTATTCCTCTTGAATTGGAGGAATAA
- a CDS encoding tyrosine-type recombinase/integrase, whose amino-acid sequence MAKTKYPCVYQDAKGRFSYLIELGLDKVTGKRIQKKGTKDQLGKRFTSAKAAHQEVMRIKSEYLKSNGFANYDLTYEEFMEQSYIPHYQSSVQRSTWSSRECGLKQITSHFADKKLREITVLDCENYRIWLLSQSGYSQAYSSLMYGMFRKSLNYAVTLQFLNENISMRTKAIPKGKSVVAYWTKEEFEQVLSVVYKNDFYEHMCFVMIWLYYMTGVRVSEGLALNWNDVDLKRKKLRVHHTLDMKNQSDFIRKPYTKTESGMRIISLDDDTVSMLTEWKRVQKNHGVEQFILSYTDLPLYRSTVQRIIERYARLAKVHPIQGKGLRHSHVSYLINEFNADILVVSQRLGHSSPEITLKHYAHLWSRNDEGIAKQMTGNIQFTFAKESKIPNFSGNQAVKI is encoded by the coding sequence ATGGCGAAAACAAAATATCCTTGCGTGTATCAAGATGCTAAAGGGCGTTTTTCGTATCTAATTGAACTTGGTTTAGACAAAGTCACTGGCAAACGAATTCAGAAAAAAGGAACAAAAGACCAGTTAGGAAAACGGTTTACCTCAGCAAAAGCAGCGCACCAAGAAGTTATGCGTATTAAAAGTGAATATCTAAAAAGTAATGGTTTTGCCAACTATGATTTAACCTATGAAGAATTTATGGAACAATCTTACATTCCTCATTATCAATCATCTGTGCAGCGAAGCACTTGGTCTTCACGAGAATGTGGTTTAAAACAAATCACTAGTCATTTTGCTGATAAGAAATTGCGAGAAATCACTGTACTAGACTGCGAAAACTATCGTATCTGGCTGTTAAGTCAAAGTGGATATTCTCAGGCATATAGTTCCCTTATGTATGGGATGTTTCGTAAATCACTAAATTATGCTGTTACCTTGCAATTCTTGAATGAAAATATTTCTATGAGAACTAAGGCGATTCCAAAGGGAAAGTCAGTTGTTGCTTATTGGACAAAGGAAGAATTTGAACAAGTTCTATCTGTTGTCTATAAGAATGATTTTTATGAGCATATGTGTTTTGTAATGATTTGGCTGTACTATATGACGGGTGTTCGTGTCAGTGAAGGTCTGGCTTTAAACTGGAATGATGTTGACTTGAAGCGAAAGAAGTTACGAGTTCACCATACTTTGGACATGAAGAACCAAAGCGATTTTATTCGTAAACCGTACACTAAAACGGAGAGCGGTATGCGGATCATTTCATTAGATGATGATACTGTTTCAATGCTGACAGAGTGGAAAAGAGTCCAGAAAAATCATGGTGTCGAACAATTTATTTTGAGTTATACAGACTTACCATTGTATCGTTCAACAGTCCAACGCATCATTGAACGCTATGCTAGACTTGCAAAAGTTCATCCTATCCAAGGAAAAGGATTACGGCATTCACATGTCAGCTACCTAATCAATGAATTTAATGCGGATATCCTAGTTGTATCACAACGTTTAGGACACTCGTCACCAGAAATTACATTGAAACACTATGCGCATCTTTGGAGTCGTAATGATGAGGGAATTGCTAAACAAATGACGGGAAACATCCAATTTACTTTTGCGAAGGAATCCAAAATACCTAATTTTAGTGGAAATCAGGCAGTAAAAATATAA